In Drosophila santomea strain STO CAGO 1482 chromosome 2L, Prin_Dsan_1.1, whole genome shotgun sequence, a single window of DNA contains:
- the LOC120458382 gene encoding gram-negative bacteria-binding protein 3: protein MMSDYQVPTARVTSSERRGFEVSIDDEPGISLFAFHGSLNKRIADLNDQTWAADIIGKDKDGRWTYTNRDVELKDGDVIYYWTTVRYNGRDYHRMNQSAGF from the coding sequence ATGATGTCTGATTATCAAGTTCCAACAGCTCGCGTAACCTCTTCAGAACGACGGGGTTTTGAAGTATCTATAGACGATGAGCCGGGAATATCACTGTTCGCATTCCACGGCAGTCTGAACAAACGAATTGCTGATCTAAATGATCAGACCTGGGCGGCAGATATCATTGGGAAGGATAAAGATGGCCGATGGACGTACACCAATCGAGATGTGGAGCTAAAAGACGGGGACGTAATTTACTACTGGACTACAGTGCGTTATAATGGTCGAGACTATCACCGGATGAACCAGAGTGCCGGTTTCTAA
- the LOC120458377 gene encoding probable cytochrome P450 6a14 — MLFTIALLGVVLALAYSLHVKIFSYWEKKGVPHEKPLPLVGNMKGISRKYHFRDINQRIYKKFKGKAPIAGMYMFFKRTAMITDLDFIKQVMIKDFSYFQDRGAFNNPRDDPLTGHLFTLEGEEWRAMRHKLSPVFTSGKMKQMSKVIVDVGLRLGDAMDMAVKEAKVEGGNVEIKDLCARFTTDVIGSCAFGLECNSLQDPNAEFREKGREIFTKRRHPALVQTFMFTNARLARKLRMKVLPDDVTEFFLSTVKSTVDYRLKNGIKRNDFMEQMIELRAEDQEAAKKGRGIDLSHGLTLEQMAAQAFVFFVAGFETSSSTMSFCLYELALQPEIQQRLREEIESVLANVEGGELSYDVLAEMSYLDQVLSETLRKHPLLPHLVREVNRDYKIPSTDIVLDKGVLALIPVHNIHHDPEIYPEPEKFDPSRFDPEEVKDRHPMAYLPFGDGPRNCIGLRFGKIQAKIGLVSLLRRFKFSVSNRTEVPLILSKKNFLLGTDNGMYLKVESI, encoded by the exons ATGCTGTTTACAATCGCCCTTTTGGGCGTGGTCTTGGCCTTGGCCTACAGTTTGCATGTTAAAATCTTCTCTTATTGGGAGAAGAAAGGTGTTCCACACGAGAAACCTCTGCCTCTGGTTGGAAACATGAAGGGAATCAGTAGGAAGTACCATTTCCGCGATATCAATCAAAGAATCTATAAGAAGTTTAAGGGAAAGGCTCCCATCGCCGGAATGTACATGTTCTTTAAGCGAACTGCCATGATCACCGATCTGGATTTCATCAAGCAGGTGATGATCAAGGACTTCAGCTACTTCCAGGATCGTGGCGCTTTCAACAATCCCCGAGACGACCCCCTCACGGGCCACCTGTTTACACTGGAGGGCGAGGAGTGGCGGGCGATGCGGCACAAGCTGTCTCCCGTTTTCACCTCCGGAAAGATGAAGCAGATGTCGAAGGTGATCGTGGACGTGGGTCTTCGCCTGGGCGATGCCATGGATATGGCGGTAAAGGAGGCCAAAGTGGAGGGCGGCAATGTGGAGATCAAGGATCTCTGTGCCCGGTTCACCACGGATGTCATCGGATCGTGCGCCTTCGGGCTGGAGTGCAACAGTCTCCAGGATCCAAATGCCGAGTTCCGAGAGAAGGGTCGCGAAATATTCACCAAGCGTCGTCATCCCGCCCTAGTGCAAACGTTTATGTTTACCAACGCCAGGTTGGCCAGAAAATTGCGAATGAAAGTACTCCCCGACGATGTGACCGAGTTCTTCTTGTCGACGGTAAAGAGCACCGTCGACTATCGTCTCAAGAACGGCATAAAGCGTAACGATTTCATGGAACAAATGATAGAGCTCCGAGCGGAGGACCAAGAAGCTGCCAAAAAGGGCCGGGGAATCGATCTCTCCCACGGCCTGACCCTGGAGCAAATGGCTGCACAGGCCTTCGTCTTCTTCGTGGCTGGATTCGAGACCTCCTCCAGCACCATGTCCTTCTGCCTGTACGAGCTGGCCCTGCAGCCGGAGATTCAGCAGCGGTTGAGGGAGGAGATCGAAAGTGTGCTGGCCAATGTGGAAGGAGGAGAGCTGAGTTACGACGTTCTGGCTGAGATGAGCTATTTGGATCAGGTGCTGTCTG AAACCCTTCGAAAGCACCCCTTGCTGCCCCATCTCGTTCGAGAGGTTAATCGAGACTACAAAATTCCCAGCACAGATATTGTGCTGGACAAGGGCGTCCTTGCCCTGATTCCCGTCCACAATATTCATCACGACCCTGAGATATATCCCGAACCGGAAAAGTTCGATCCCAGTCGCTTTGATCCGGAGGAAGTCAAAGACCGCCATCCGATGGCCTACTTGCCCTTTGGCGATGGACCTCGGAACTGCATTGGACTGCGGTTCGGAAAGATTCAGGCCAAGATCGGACTCGTCTCGCTGCTTCGACGTTTCAAATTTTCCGTTTCAAATCGCACTGAAGTTCCTTTGATACTTTCAAAAAAGAATTTTCTGTTGGGTACTGATAACGGCATGTACCTGAAGGTTGAAAGCATTTAA